The Saccharomonospora glauca K62 genome has a segment encoding these proteins:
- the polA gene encoding DNA polymerase I, which produces MSPNQNTSVANDTPRLLLIDGHSMAYRAFFAVPADRFRTSTGQVTNAVFGFTSMLINLLRDEAPTHVAVAFDVSRKTFRSEAFADYKANRSATPDDFKGQVELIKEILAALSIPVLAKEGYEADDLIATLTTRAGDDYEVLICTGDRDALQLVNDSVTVLYPRKGVSDLVRFDPAGVQEKYGLSPAQYPDFAALRGDPSDNLPGIPGVGEKTAAKWVRQFGSLAELIDRVDEVKGKVGDALRAHLDSVMLNRQLTELVRDVPLELGPEDLKVRSWDRDAVHRLFDELEFRVLRDRLFASLSNAEPEADSGFEVAGSALQPGTVADWLSKHAGAGTTVGLAFVTTGSSVSSDVSSISLATSDAQGAYLDVTALTEDDERALADWLADEEIRKVGHSLKTPLHALRARGWRLAGLVMDTELAAYLVRPGQRSFKLDDLVLRYLQRELRAENTRNDGQLSLLDTDADNQVVHDELVRARAILELSSALADELDNTGGTALLRDIELPLLSVITELEAAGIAVDADALTTLEAHYSSRVKQATEQAYRVIGKQINLGSPKQLQVVLFDELGMPKTKRTKTGYTTDADALQTLYEKTEHPFLQYLLEHRDATKLRTTVEGLIKSIADDGRIHTTLHQTIAATGRLSSVDPNLQNIPVRTEEGRRIREAFVVGEGYAELMTADYSQIEMRIMAHLSNDEALIEAFQSGFDFHAATAARVFGVDPTEVTGEQRAKIKAMNYGLAYGLSAYGLSQQLRISAEEARGLMDEYFLRFGGVRDYLRSVVDRAARDGYTQTIFGRRRYLPDLTSDNRQRREMAERMALNAPIQGSAADIIKVAMLGVHRALTDAGLRSRVLLQVHDELVLEVAEGERQEVERLVRREMGSAYELSVPLEVSVGFGRSWNDAAH; this is translated from the coding sequence GTGAGCCCCAACCAGAACACCTCCGTTGCGAACGACACACCGCGGCTGCTGCTCATCGACGGCCACTCGATGGCGTACCGGGCCTTCTTCGCGGTGCCCGCCGACCGGTTTCGGACCTCCACCGGGCAAGTCACCAACGCGGTGTTCGGGTTCACCTCCATGCTGATCAACTTGCTGCGCGACGAGGCGCCCACCCACGTGGCCGTGGCGTTCGACGTCTCGCGCAAGACTTTCCGCTCGGAAGCGTTCGCCGACTACAAGGCGAACCGCTCGGCGACGCCCGACGACTTCAAGGGCCAGGTCGAGCTGATCAAGGAGATCCTCGCGGCGTTGTCCATCCCGGTGCTGGCGAAGGAGGGCTACGAGGCCGACGACCTGATCGCCACCCTGACCACGCGGGCCGGCGACGACTACGAGGTCCTGATCTGTACCGGCGACCGCGACGCGCTGCAACTGGTCAACGACTCCGTCACCGTGCTGTATCCGCGGAAGGGCGTCTCCGACCTGGTCCGGTTCGACCCGGCCGGGGTGCAGGAGAAGTACGGGCTCTCGCCCGCGCAGTACCCCGACTTCGCGGCCCTGCGCGGCGACCCGTCGGACAACCTGCCCGGCATCCCCGGCGTGGGAGAGAAGACGGCGGCCAAGTGGGTGCGCCAATTCGGCTCCCTCGCCGAGCTGATCGACCGGGTCGACGAGGTCAAGGGCAAGGTGGGCGACGCGCTGCGGGCCCACCTCGACTCCGTGATGCTCAACCGCCAGCTCACCGAGCTGGTGCGCGACGTGCCGCTGGAGCTGGGGCCCGAGGACCTCAAGGTGCGTTCCTGGGACCGCGACGCCGTGCACCGGTTGTTCGACGAGCTGGAGTTCCGCGTGCTGCGCGACCGGCTGTTCGCGTCGCTGTCCAACGCCGAGCCGGAGGCCGACTCCGGCTTCGAGGTCGCGGGCTCGGCCCTGCAACCCGGCACGGTCGCCGACTGGCTGTCCAAGCACGCCGGAGCGGGCACCACGGTGGGGCTGGCGTTCGTCACCACGGGATCGTCGGTGTCCTCCGACGTCAGCTCGATCAGCCTGGCGACCTCCGATGCCCAGGGAGCCTATCTCGACGTCACCGCGCTGACCGAGGACGACGAACGCGCCCTGGCCGACTGGCTGGCCGACGAGGAGATCCGCAAGGTCGGTCATTCGCTGAAGACGCCGCTGCACGCCCTGCGCGCCCGCGGCTGGCGGCTCGCCGGGCTGGTGATGGACACCGAACTGGCCGCCTACCTGGTGCGGCCGGGACAGCGGTCGTTCAAGCTGGACGATTTGGTGCTGCGCTACCTGCAGCGGGAGCTGCGCGCGGAGAACACCCGGAATGACGGGCAGCTGTCGTTGCTCGACACCGACGCCGACAACCAGGTCGTGCACGACGAGCTGGTGCGGGCGCGCGCGATTCTGGAGCTGTCGTCGGCGCTGGCCGACGAACTCGACAACACGGGCGGCACCGCGCTGCTGCGCGACATCGAACTACCGCTGCTGTCGGTGATCACCGAGCTGGAGGCGGCCGGCATCGCGGTGGACGCCGACGCGCTCACCACGCTCGAAGCCCACTACTCGAGCCGGGTCAAGCAGGCCACCGAGCAGGCGTATCGCGTGATCGGCAAGCAGATCAACCTGGGCTCGCCGAAACAGCTCCAGGTGGTGCTGTTCGACGAGCTGGGAATGCCGAAGACGAAACGCACCAAGACCGGCTACACCACCGACGCCGACGCGCTGCAGACGCTGTACGAGAAGACGGAACACCCCTTCCTGCAGTACCTGCTCGAACACCGTGACGCCACCAAGCTGCGGACCACGGTGGAGGGGCTGATCAAGTCGATCGCCGACGACGGCCGTATCCACACCACCCTGCACCAGACGATCGCGGCGACGGGCCGGCTGTCCTCGGTGGACCCCAACCTGCAGAACATCCCGGTGCGCACCGAGGAAGGGCGCCGTATCCGCGAGGCGTTCGTGGTGGGCGAGGGCTACGCCGAGCTGATGACCGCCGACTACAGCCAGATCGAGATGCGCATCATGGCGCACCTGTCCAACGACGAGGCGCTCATCGAGGCGTTCCAGTCGGGCTTCGACTTCCACGCGGCCACGGCGGCGCGCGTCTTCGGCGTCGACCCCACCGAGGTCACCGGCGAACAGCGCGCCAAGATCAAGGCGATGAACTACGGGCTCGCCTACGGGCTGTCCGCCTACGGCCTGTCGCAGCAGCTCCGCATTTCCGCCGAGGAGGCGCGGGGCCTGATGGACGAGTACTTCCTGCGCTTCGGCGGGGTGCGCGACTACCTGCGCAGCGTGGTTGACCGCGCGGCCAGGGACGGCTACACGCAGACCATCTTCGGTCGACGCCGGTACCTGCCCGACCTCACCAGCGACAACCGGCAGCGCCGCGAGATGGCCGAGCGCATGGCCCTCAACGCCCCGATCCAGGGCAGCGCGGCGGACATCATCAAGGTCGCCATGCTCGGGGTGCACCGCGCGCTCACCGACGCGGGCCTGCGCAGCCGCGTGTTGCTCCAGGTGCACGACGAGCTGGTGCTGGAGGTCGCCGAGGGCGAGCGGCAGGAGGTGGAGCGCCTCGTGCGGCGCGAGATGGGCTCGGCCTACGAGCTGTCGGTGCCGTTGGAGGTGTCGGTGGGCTTCGGCCGGTCGTGGAACGACGCCGCCCACTGA
- the coaE gene encoding dephospho-CoA kinase, with the protein MLRVGLTGGIGAGKSTVAARLAEHGAVVVDADAIAREVVEPGTEGLAEVVAAFGEDVLDETGALNRGALAAKAFADDESRQRLNAILHPRIGARTVEYFAEAPADAIVVHDVPLLVENNLAAGYHLVIVVDADEDVRVRRLVESRGMAEADARARIAAQATTEARRAVADVWLDNSGDRDTVLARVDRLWTERLVPYEANIRLRRPRPPASPVLAPPDETWPVQAERALARMRAAVGHVALRMDHIGSTAIPGLPAKDVLDFQIVVPTSADAEAIAEPLSDAGYVRDDGEWWDEPLGDEKRWTKHLHFGADPARPANVHVRVQSTPAWRRALLFRDWMRANPDELAAYAEVKKRLAAEHADSGTVAGYAEDKQPWVNAAFGRAEEWATRTGWTPDTPAR; encoded by the coding sequence ATGTTGCGTGTGGGACTGACGGGTGGGATCGGAGCCGGAAAGTCGACCGTGGCCGCACGGCTCGCCGAGCACGGCGCGGTGGTGGTCGACGCCGACGCGATCGCCAGAGAGGTCGTGGAGCCGGGCACCGAAGGGCTCGCCGAGGTCGTGGCGGCCTTCGGGGAGGACGTCCTCGACGAGACCGGGGCGTTGAACCGCGGCGCCCTCGCGGCCAAGGCCTTCGCCGACGACGAGTCCCGGCAACGGCTGAACGCGATCCTGCACCCCAGGATCGGCGCGCGAACCGTGGAGTACTTCGCCGAGGCCCCGGCCGACGCGATCGTCGTCCACGACGTGCCCCTGCTGGTGGAGAACAACCTCGCCGCGGGATACCACCTGGTGATTGTGGTGGACGCCGACGAGGACGTCCGGGTGCGCAGGCTCGTCGAGTCCCGTGGCATGGCGGAAGCCGACGCACGCGCCCGAATCGCCGCGCAGGCCACCACCGAGGCCCGCCGCGCGGTGGCCGACGTGTGGCTGGACAACAGCGGCGACCGGGACACCGTGCTCGCGCGGGTGGACCGGCTGTGGACCGAACGACTGGTGCCCTACGAGGCGAACATTCGACTGCGACGGCCTCGGCCCCCGGCCTCTCCCGTCCTTGCCCCACCCGACGAGACCTGGCCCGTCCAGGCCGAACGCGCCCTGGCGCGGATGCGCGCGGCGGTGGGCCACGTGGCGCTGCGGATGGACCACATCGGGTCCACCGCGATTCCCGGCCTGCCCGCCAAGGACGTCCTCGACTTCCAGATCGTCGTGCCCACGTCGGCCGACGCCGAGGCGATCGCCGAGCCGCTGTCCGACGCCGGGTACGTCCGCGACGACGGGGAGTGGTGGGACGAGCCGCTCGGTGACGAGAAGCGATGGACCAAACACCTGCACTTCGGCGCCGACCCGGCACGACCGGCGAACGTGCACGTACGGGTCCAGAGCACCCCCGCGTGGCGGCGGGCGCTGTTGTTCCGCGACTGGATGCGGGCGAACCCGGACGAGCTCGCCGCCTACGCCGAGGTGAAGAAGCGGCTCGCGGCCGAGCACGCCGACTCGGGAACGGTGGCCGGCTACGCCGAGGACAAGCAGCCGTGGGTCAACGCGGCGTTCGGCAGGGCCGAGGAGTGGGCCACGCGCACGGGGTGGACGCCCGACACGCCGGCACGGTGA
- a CDS encoding GNAT family N-acetyltransferase — protein sequence MSFARLDPLLPDAVDPGEGERLTATVAGGGEVSAVLYRARHDGWSALWHPRLVWELAPVSPDTGADGMSALLTALRRRMRRENPGPDSACSVTWPSRDLAAAEALVWHGFAPRAVLAVRKATRESGEVPGGRVGVEIRSVADDALVDDLRELWLAEWRYAVSVGAAVPRDDAPELLEGALRRAVSVGEPMWVAEADGVVVGLALCRHPAPHPRLPSGSWAQVHTVSVAPEARGRGVGRALTAVAHERFRARGAHGTYVFYSPHNALSSVFWHRRGYHPLWTTWEARPATAVR from the coding sequence GTGAGCTTCGCCCGGCTCGACCCGCTGCTGCCCGACGCCGTCGATCCCGGCGAGGGGGAACGGCTGACCGCCACCGTCGCGGGCGGGGGCGAGGTGTCGGCGGTGCTCTACCGCGCCCGGCACGACGGCTGGTCGGCCCTGTGGCATCCGCGCCTGGTGTGGGAGCTGGCTCCGGTGTCCCCGGACACCGGAGCGGACGGGATGTCGGCGCTGCTCACCGCGCTGCGGCGGCGGATGCGCCGGGAGAATCCGGGCCCCGACTCGGCGTGCAGCGTGACCTGGCCCAGTCGTGACCTCGCCGCGGCGGAGGCCCTGGTCTGGCACGGTTTCGCCCCGCGCGCGGTGCTCGCCGTCCGGAAGGCCACTCGCGAGTCCGGCGAGGTCCCCGGTGGTCGCGTGGGCGTGGAGATCAGGTCGGTGGCCGACGACGCCCTCGTGGACGACCTGCGCGAGTTGTGGCTCGCCGAGTGGCGCTACGCCGTCTCGGTCGGTGCGGCGGTGCCGAGGGACGACGCCCCGGAGCTGCTGGAGGGGGCGCTGCGACGGGCGGTGTCGGTGGGCGAGCCGATGTGGGTCGCCGAGGCCGACGGCGTCGTCGTGGGGCTAGCGTTGTGCCGTCACCCCGCCCCGCACCCACGGTTGCCGTCGGGGTCCTGGGCACAAGTGCACACCGTGTCGGTGGCGCCCGAGGCCCGTGGTCGGGGCGTCGGACGCGCGCTGACCGCGGTCGCGCACGAGCGGTTCCGCGCGCGGGGAGCGCACGGCACCTACGTGTTCTACAGTCCCCACAACGCGTTGTCCTCGGTGTTCTGGCACCGCCGGGGATACCATCCACTCTGGACCACCTGGGAGGCTCGCCCCGCGACCGCGGTGCGCTGA
- a CDS encoding PaaI family thioesterase encodes MTENPSEERLRALLSGISPEIAEQQLNDKLGITFVDLTPERVSGTMPVKGNLQPFGLLHGGANAVLAESLGSVLAALHAGPDRLAVGLELSCTHHRAVRSGSVTGVATPLHVGRSTVTSEIVITDESGRRTCTARLTCMVRGRKPSA; translated from the coding sequence GTGACCGAGAACCCGTCCGAGGAGCGGTTGCGCGCCCTCCTGTCAGGCATTTCCCCCGAGATCGCCGAGCAGCAGTTGAACGACAAGCTCGGCATCACGTTCGTGGACCTGACCCCGGAACGCGTCAGCGGCACCATGCCGGTCAAGGGCAACCTTCAGCCCTTCGGGTTACTGCACGGAGGCGCCAACGCCGTCCTGGCCGAGTCGCTCGGGTCGGTCCTCGCTGCGTTGCACGCCGGTCCCGACAGGTTGGCGGTGGGGCTGGAGCTGTCGTGCACCCACCACCGTGCGGTGCGTTCGGGGTCGGTGACCGGGGTGGCCACTCCCCTGCACGTCGGCCGCTCGACGGTCACCTCCGAGATCGTCATCACCGACGAGTCGGGACGGCGTACCTGCACCGCGCGCCTCACCTGCATGGTGCGCGGCCGCAAGCCGAGCGCCTGA
- a CDS encoding GNAT family N-acetyltransferase, giving the protein MTDPSGLVAAQTQRHASLDPLLPPTTVPDRGDMLVATLARGTQVAGLLDIRTERGRRVWALTPLLGDHGGEGMEAVLRALRARLDRTPVPADSVCTLAWPSLDADCTRPLLDHGLVPVLALGVRVGATPRNPSGAASVAVRRSSSRDAGAVARLVRRAEPSQRCSSLVPKSFLDGTSPGSEWMAESGSRTGEPLAGMMRLGEAHRRTPGFASLLPEGNWGWIVRLLVDPRKRGRGVGGALVAAAHDVFARRGLERSLTWYSPLDSPAAAFWHRQGYRPLWTVWQCEPASALR; this is encoded by the coding sequence ATGACCGACCCGAGCGGCCTGGTGGCCGCGCAGACCCAACGACACGCCTCGCTCGACCCGCTGCTTCCCCCCACCACGGTTCCCGACCGGGGCGACATGCTGGTCGCCACGCTCGCGCGCGGCACGCAGGTCGCCGGCCTGCTCGACATACGCACCGAGCGGGGGCGCCGGGTGTGGGCGTTGACCCCGCTGCTGGGCGACCACGGCGGCGAGGGCATGGAGGCCGTGCTACGTGCTCTGCGCGCCCGGCTCGACCGCACTCCCGTGCCCGCCGACTCGGTGTGCACGCTGGCCTGGCCCAGCCTGGATGCCGATTGCACTCGCCCGCTGCTGGATCACGGCTTGGTGCCCGTGCTCGCGCTGGGTGTGCGTGTCGGCGCCACGCCCCGGAATCCGTCCGGGGCGGCGTCGGTGGCGGTCCGGCGGTCGAGCTCCCGTGACGCCGGGGCCGTCGCACGCCTTGTCCGGCGAGCGGAGCCTTCGCAGCGGTGTTCGTCCCTCGTGCCGAAGAGCTTTCTCGACGGGACCTCGCCGGGCAGCGAGTGGATGGCGGAAAGCGGGTCCCGTACCGGGGAACCGCTCGCGGGCATGATGCGCCTCGGGGAGGCGCATCGGCGGACGCCGGGCTTCGCGAGCCTGCTCCCGGAAGGCAACTGGGGGTGGATCGTTCGGCTCCTGGTCGATCCACGAAAGCGGGGGCGCGGGGTCGGCGGTGCGCTCGTCGCCGCCGCGCACGACGTCTTCGCACGTCGGGGGCTGGAGCGCAGCCTCACCTGGTACAGCCCGCTCGACTCCCCGGCCGCGGCGTTCTGGCACCGGCAGGGCTACCGGCCGCTGTGGACGGTCTGGCAGTGCGAGCCCGCGTCGGCGCTGCGCTGA
- a CDS encoding DUF402 domain-containing protein, giving the protein MGAHPPKRERFDLSAGVNIDPKGVSRAVEEFRLEEFGLYMARPAPGRPQFHYLESWLLPELGLRVTDFWFNPGHELDQDFYIDVVSVEVHDTEWATTDLYLDLAVRAGKRVTVLDTDELLEAVAQGLLPVDTAREALERTYRTVEALTAHDYDLPRWLASIGMPTTWRRHPSLD; this is encoded by the coding sequence ATGGGCGCACATCCGCCGAAGCGCGAGCGCTTCGATCTGTCCGCAGGCGTCAACATCGACCCCAAGGGCGTCAGCAGAGCCGTGGAGGAGTTCCGGCTGGAGGAGTTCGGACTCTACATGGCCCGGCCCGCTCCCGGCCGACCCCAGTTCCACTACCTCGAATCGTGGCTGTTGCCCGAGCTGGGGCTGCGCGTCACCGACTTCTGGTTCAACCCCGGACACGAGCTGGATCAGGATTTCTACATCGACGTCGTGTCGGTGGAGGTCCACGACACCGAGTGGGCCACCACGGACCTGTACCTGGACCTGGCGGTCCGTGCGGGCAAGCGGGTCACGGTGCTGGACACCGACGAGCTGCTGGAGGCGGTGGCGCAGGGGCTGCTCCCCGTGGACACCGCGCGGGAGGCCCTGGAGCGCACCTACCGCACCGTCGAGGCGCTGACCGCGCACGACTACGACCTGCCTCGGTGGCTGGCGAGCATCGGGATGCCCACGACGTGGCGTCGTCACCCGTCGCTCGACTGA
- a CDS encoding ANTAR domain-containing response regulator, producing the protein MTEAATESNDAAPAPQRRVLVAEDEALIRLDLVEMLREEGYEVIGEAGDGEEAIKLASELKPDLVILDVKMPKLDGIEAAAKIAGDRIAPVVILTAFSQRDLIERAREAGTMAYLVKPFAKRDLVPAIELAVSRFAELQALEAEVKSLNDRLETRKLIDRAKGLLMTHQGLTEPDAFRWIQRTAMDRRTTMKAVAEAVIENIGK; encoded by the coding sequence GTGACCGAAGCGGCTACCGAAAGCAACGATGCCGCTCCCGCTCCGCAGCGCCGCGTTCTCGTCGCCGAAGACGAGGCGCTGATTCGCCTTGACCTCGTCGAGATGCTTCGCGAAGAGGGCTACGAGGTGATCGGTGAAGCGGGCGACGGGGAAGAAGCCATCAAGCTGGCCTCGGAGCTCAAGCCCGACCTCGTCATCCTCGACGTCAAGATGCCCAAGCTCGACGGCATCGAGGCGGCCGCGAAGATCGCCGGTGACCGCATCGCCCCCGTGGTGATCCTCACCGCGTTCAGCCAGCGCGACCTCATCGAGCGCGCCCGCGAGGCCGGCACCATGGCCTACCTGGTGAAGCCGTTCGCCAAGCGGGACCTCGTGCCCGCCATCGAACTCGCCGTCAGCAGGTTCGCCGAACTCCAGGCCCTGGAGGCCGAGGTCAAGAGCCTGAACGACCGGCTGGAGACCCGCAAGCTCATCGACCGCGCCAAGGGCCTGCTCATGACCCACCAGGGACTCACCGAGCCCGACGCCTTCCGCTGGATCCAGCGCACCGCCATGGACCGGCGCACCACCATGAAGGCGGTCGCCGAAGCGGTCATCGAGAACATCGGCAAGTAA
- a CDS encoding Rossmann-fold NAD(P)-binding domain-containing protein, protein MAPTALILAGAGMLSDVVRDLVGHGWRVVVPSRRYAPVPADGDIPPTGRAVWVEAHWDQPEELARRVAKTVDGEPIDLLVTWLHEAYREPVLEAVEPLLSPTAPAVEVQSMTEAAPVPIQPSGRPTQYVFLGDVSAFDDTRPLGQAEIVAGVRAAVEQALAGAPSARHEIGHRRPYPAIPRPRVHGIVGAMPRHPFSATG, encoded by the coding sequence ATGGCTCCGACAGCATTGATCCTCGCCGGTGCGGGCATGTTGAGTGACGTAGTACGCGATCTGGTCGGCCACGGCTGGCGCGTGGTGGTTCCTTCCCGGCGGTACGCGCCGGTGCCGGCCGACGGTGATATCCCGCCCACCGGCCGCGCAGTGTGGGTGGAGGCGCACTGGGACCAGCCAGAGGAGCTGGCCCGGCGCGTGGCGAAGACGGTGGACGGCGAGCCCATCGACCTGCTGGTCACGTGGCTGCACGAGGCCTACCGGGAGCCGGTGCTGGAGGCGGTGGAACCCTTGCTGTCGCCCACGGCCCCCGCGGTGGAAGTGCAGTCGATGACCGAGGCCGCTCCGGTGCCGATCCAGCCGTCCGGCAGGCCCACCCAGTACGTCTTCCTCGGCGACGTGTCCGCGTTCGACGACACCCGCCCCCTCGGCCAGGCAGAGATCGTCGCGGGAGTGCGTGCCGCCGTGGAGCAGGCGCTCGCGGGCGCGCCCTCGGCGCGACACGAGATCGGCCACCGTCGTCCGTACCCCGCGATTCCGCGTCCCCGGGTGCACGGCATCGTCGGCGCGATGCCCAGGCACCCGTTCTCGGCCACGGGCTAG
- the rpsA gene encoding 30S ribosomal protein S1: MTIDTTTAPNAQAKQVAVNDIGTEEDFLAAIDKTIKYFNDGDIVEGTIVKVDRDEVLLDIGYKTEGVIPSRELSIKHDVDPAEVVAVGDEVEALVLQKEDKEGRLILSKKRAQYERAWGTIEELKEKDEPVRGTVIEVVKGGLILDIGLRGFLPASLVEMRRVRDLQPYVGRELEAKIIELDKNRNNVVLSRRAYLEQTQSEVRSEFLNALAKGQVRKGVVSSIVNFGAFVDLGGVDGLVHVSELSWKHIDHPSEVVEVGQEVTVEVLDVDMDRERVSLSLKATQEDPWRQFARTHAIGQIVPGKVTKLVPFGAFVRVEEGIEGLVHISELAERHVEIPEQVVQVGGEVMVKVIDIDLERRRISLSLKQANEGYSPDAEFDPTQYGMAAEYDEQGNYIYPEGFDPDTQEWQEGYEKQREEWERQYAEAHARYEKHMRQVAEAQAANAAAAAEAAGGETSYGSSQSDQERSGGTLASDEQLAALREKLSGGA, from the coding sequence ATGACCATCGACACCACCACCGCCCCGAACGCCCAGGCGAAGCAGGTCGCCGTGAACGACATCGGGACGGAGGAAGACTTCCTCGCTGCTATCGACAAGACAATCAAATACTTCAACGATGGCGACATCGTGGAAGGCACCATCGTCAAGGTCGATCGCGACGAAGTGCTGCTCGACATCGGTTACAAGACCGAGGGTGTCATCCCGTCCCGCGAACTTTCCATCAAGCACGATGTCGACCCGGCCGAGGTTGTCGCCGTCGGTGATGAGGTGGAGGCTCTTGTCCTGCAGAAGGAGGACAAGGAAGGCCGTCTGATCCTCTCCAAGAAGCGCGCCCAGTACGAGCGCGCCTGGGGCACCATCGAGGAGCTCAAGGAGAAGGACGAGCCGGTTCGCGGCACGGTCATCGAGGTCGTCAAGGGCGGCCTGATCCTCGACATCGGTCTGCGCGGCTTCCTGCCCGCCTCGCTCGTCGAGATGCGCCGGGTGCGCGACCTGCAGCCCTACGTGGGCCGCGAGCTCGAAGCCAAGATCATCGAGCTGGACAAGAACCGCAACAATGTGGTGCTGTCCCGCCGCGCCTACCTGGAGCAGACCCAGTCCGAGGTCCGCAGCGAGTTCCTCAACGCGCTCGCCAAGGGCCAGGTCCGCAAGGGTGTCGTCTCCTCCATCGTCAACTTCGGTGCGTTCGTCGACCTCGGCGGTGTCGACGGTCTGGTGCACGTGTCGGAGCTGTCCTGGAAGCACATCGACCACCCGAGCGAGGTCGTCGAGGTCGGCCAGGAGGTCACGGTCGAGGTGCTGGACGTCGACATGGACCGCGAGCGCGTGTCCCTGTCGCTGAAGGCCACCCAGGAAGACCCGTGGCGTCAGTTCGCCCGCACCCACGCCATCGGCCAGATCGTGCCGGGCAAGGTCACCAAGCTCGTCCCGTTCGGCGCGTTCGTCCGCGTCGAGGAGGGCATCGAGGGCCTGGTGCACATCTCGGAGCTGGCCGAGCGCCACGTCGAGATCCCCGAGCAGGTCGTGCAGGTCGGCGGCGAGGTCATGGTCAAGGTCATCGACATCGACCTGGAGCGCCGTCGCATCTCCCTGTCGCTGAAGCAGGCCAACGAGGGTTACAGCCCCGACGCCGAGTTCGACCCGACGCAGTACGGCATGGCGGCGGAGTACGACGAGCAGGGCAACTACATCTACCCCGAGGGCTTCGACCCCGACACGCAGGAGTGGCAGGAAGGCTACGAGAAGCAGCGTGAGGAGTGGGAGCGGCAGTACGCCGAGGCTCACGCTCGCTACGAGAAGCACATGCGCCAGGTCGCCGAGGCGCAGGCGGCCAACGCCGCCGCTGCCGCCGAGGCCGCCGGTGGCGAGACCAGCTACGGCTCCTCGCAGTCCGACCAGGAGCGCTCGGGCGGCACGCTCGCCAGCGACGAGCAGCTCGCGGCCCTGCGCGAGAAGCTGTCCGGCGGTGCGTGA
- a CDS encoding class I SAM-dependent methyltransferase has translation MVDTNSPDRHAEAEAVLGTTGVAHRDVDAAEATAANLAWWDADADAYHDTHGDFLGEADFVWCPEGLREEDARLLGDVSDADVLEVGCGSAPCARWLVSRGARVVGFDLSGGMLRHALDGNRRTGLRPALVQADAQHLPFADAAFDVACSAFGAIPFVPDVEVVFRELFRVLRPGGRWVFSTTHPLRWIFPDDPGPNGLTVTQPYFDRTPYVEVNAEGRATYVEYHRTLGDYVRALHASGFHLTDLVEPEWPDGHIRVWGQWSPLRGKLFPGTAVFCCVKRP, from the coding sequence GTGGTCGACACGAACTCTCCCGATCGTCACGCCGAGGCCGAGGCGGTGCTCGGCACCACCGGCGTCGCCCATCGCGACGTGGACGCCGCCGAGGCCACGGCGGCCAATCTGGCCTGGTGGGACGCCGACGCCGACGCCTATCACGACACCCACGGCGACTTCCTCGGCGAGGCCGACTTCGTGTGGTGTCCGGAGGGCCTGCGCGAGGAGGACGCCCGGCTGCTCGGCGACGTCTCGGACGCCGACGTGCTGGAAGTGGGGTGCGGTTCGGCACCCTGCGCCCGCTGGCTCGTCTCCCGTGGCGCGCGGGTCGTCGGGTTCGACCTGTCGGGCGGCATGCTCCGCCATGCCCTGGACGGCAATCGGCGTACCGGCCTGCGTCCGGCGCTCGTGCAAGCCGACGCCCAGCACCTGCCGTTCGCCGACGCCGCCTTCGACGTCGCCTGCTCGGCGTTCGGCGCCATCCCGTTCGTACCGGACGTCGAGGTCGTCTTCCGGGAGCTCTTCCGCGTCCTGCGGCCCGGCGGTCGCTGGGTCTTTTCGACCACGCACCCGCTGCGCTGGATCTTTCCCGACGACCCCGGACCGAACGGGCTCACCGTCACGCAGCCGTACTTCGACCGCACGCCGTACGTCGAGGTCAACGCCGAGGGCCGGGCGACGTACGTCGAGTACCACCGCACCCTCGGCGACTACGTCCGCGCGTTGCACGCCTCGGGCTTCCACCTCACCGACCTCGTGGAACCCGAGTGGCCCGACGGGCACATACGGGTCTGGGGTCAGTGGAGCCCCCTGCGCGGCAAGCTGTTTCCCGGCACCGCCGTCTTCTGCTGTGTGAAACGGCCGTGA